The Streptomyces aurantiacus genome includes a region encoding these proteins:
- a CDS encoding LamG-like jellyroll fold domain-containing protein, whose amino-acid sequence MCTSHEHDQDQPSAEAGQAGAGRRNFLRATALIGAATAAVALPTAAAQAAPAAKTRWRPDTDSRRFTLAVMPDTQYLFDGPSIDRAPVEASLRYLLEHGRDENIVFLSHLGDLTQNGAKEECAAIGEAFRLLDRQGVGYSVLAGNHDVKSSTDDQRGPTPFLDVFGPARFRGRPTFGGTSPDGYNSFHLFRAAGREWMVLALDWRLSAKGYAWAEDVIARHPRTPVILTTHELVDEDDSLSSYGQQLWDRLIEDHDQIFLTLNGHYWPAARATRKNAAGHDVHLHLTNYQNRYFGGAAMIRLYRFDLDRNTVDVETVSPWILGRAAKGLNELERQESELSGDADRFSVGIDFEERFSGFAPVPARPARPASKMLVRGTAAYWRFDGREDGAAVTGTVRDLSGHGNDLSVVTVAGGTLTWSSDHHPDQPGHGSLDFHGGKPPLKGAYLRTVDGAPLNSATFKAGYTIEAFYRLPADWDPARHAWAGLLGRTGTGGAAGRTGDDPDEPLATLSLSNDREPQWAMRPLNQQTIATNWGQETPLETWWHLAVVNDGRHTTLYVQGCPVVRNPAAPAVGITSVGLPWLLGGYEYAGKIDQILHGRLGDVRIVGRALPVTSFMNH is encoded by the coding sequence GTGTGTACTTCGCATGAGCACGACCAGGACCAGCCCTCGGCGGAGGCCGGGCAGGCGGGCGCCGGACGGCGGAACTTCCTCCGGGCGACCGCCCTGATCGGCGCGGCCACCGCGGCGGTCGCGCTGCCGACGGCCGCGGCGCAGGCGGCGCCGGCGGCGAAGACCCGCTGGAGACCCGACACCGACAGCCGCCGCTTCACCCTCGCCGTGATGCCCGACACGCAGTACCTCTTCGACGGGCCGAGCATCGACAGGGCGCCCGTGGAGGCGTCCCTGCGCTATCTGCTGGAGCACGGGCGGGACGAGAACATCGTGTTCCTGTCCCATCTGGGCGACCTGACGCAGAACGGCGCGAAGGAGGAGTGCGCGGCGATCGGCGAGGCGTTCCGCCTGCTCGACCGGCAGGGCGTCGGCTACAGCGTCCTGGCGGGCAACCACGACGTGAAGTCGTCGACGGACGACCAGCGCGGCCCGACCCCGTTCCTGGACGTCTTCGGACCCGCCCGCTTCAGGGGCAGGCCCACGTTCGGCGGGACCTCCCCCGACGGCTACAACTCCTTCCACCTCTTCCGCGCCGCCGGACGGGAGTGGATGGTCCTGGCGCTGGACTGGCGCCTGTCGGCGAAGGGCTACGCGTGGGCCGAGGACGTCATCGCCCGGCACCCGAGGACACCGGTGATCCTCACGACGCACGAGCTGGTCGACGAGGACGACTCACTGTCCTCCTACGGGCAGCAGCTGTGGGACCGGCTGATCGAGGACCACGACCAGATCTTCCTCACCCTCAACGGGCACTACTGGCCGGCCGCCCGGGCGACGCGCAAGAACGCGGCGGGACATGACGTCCACCTGCATCTGACGAACTATCAGAACAGGTACTTCGGCGGCGCGGCGATGATCCGCCTCTACCGCTTCGACCTCGACCGGAACACCGTGGACGTGGAGACGGTGTCCCCGTGGATACTCGGCCGGGCAGCGAAGGGGCTCAACGAGCTGGAGCGCCAGGAGAGCGAACTCAGCGGTGACGCCGACCGGTTCTCGGTCGGGATCGACTTCGAGGAGCGCTTCTCCGGTTTCGCCCCGGTGCCCGCGCGCCCGGCGCGTCCCGCGTCGAAGATGCTGGTCCGGGGCACGGCCGCCTACTGGCGATTCGACGGCAGGGAGGACGGGGCCGCCGTGACCGGCACGGTCCGGGACCTCTCAGGACACGGCAACGACCTCTCGGTGGTCACGGTCGCGGGCGGCACGCTCACCTGGTCGTCGGACCACCACCCCGACCAGCCGGGGCACGGCAGTCTGGACTTCCACGGCGGCAAACCCCCACTGAAGGGCGCCTACCTGCGGACGGTCGACGGCGCGCCTCTCAACTCGGCCACGTTCAAGGCGGGTTACACCATCGAGGCCTTCTACCGGCTGCCCGCCGACTGGGACCCCGCGCGCCACGCGTGGGCCGGCCTGCTCGGCCGCACGGGTACGGGTGGGGCCGCGGGCCGGACCGGCGACGACCCGGACGAGCCCCTGGCCACGCTGTCCCTGTCGAACGACCGCGAACCGCAGTGGGCCATGCGTCCGCTCAACCAGCAGACCATCGCGACCAACTGGGGTCAGGAGACCCCTCTGGAGACGTGGTGGCACCTCGCCGTCGTGAACGACGGACGGCACACCACCCTGTACGTGCAGGGCTGCCCGGTGGTGCGCAACCCGGCGGCGCCGGCCGTCGGGATCACCTCGGTCGGACTGCCCTGGCTGCTCGGCGGCTACGAGTACGCCGGGAAGATCGACCAGATCCTGCACGGCCGGCTCGGTGACGTGCGGATCGTCGGACGGGCCCTGCCCGTCACGTCGTTCATGAACCACTGA
- a CDS encoding histidinol-phosphatase, whose product MTEQQLPAWADPSVPPASLDAQGVSRRHLMRRAGLFGAVFAAGPLAAPAAAHSRGLGGNDPRLAYLVGDHHVHSVYSHDAKYTFSQLARASAKYGLDWMVFNEHSNFGHAAYGAKLEHKEILTARAANPRQLIFQGLEWYIPGAEHCTVFAAPGRHEVDLLTRFELAYDGKLLGYTAGGPTHPDTPRNEAHAVKAIKWLAEQRRSGYVDDVLVFANHPSRLGIDSPHEMRGWRDAAPEIMIGMEGAPGAQGGAIPGWRGPTSMRGEYENKPSADSWPGYPADAYVTYGGFDWMTATVGGMWDAMLSEGRLFTVTTNSDVHRVVFDTWKNGDWQPGQNFDNTGRLPDPVNTTEPQPGGDFWPGQFSRTHVGVTRYGYRAVMAGLRAGRVWLDHGHLLDGLDVRLGRDRDHGRGVTLGGRLRVRKGDRLTLKVTVTTASRRNPHDILPKLAHVDVIRGAVRGPATDRDDWRAPDTKVAHTVDVSGRTGTYTLRVPLTAGDESFYVRLRGSDGNRHGAGYLGASVDPHGPIAHEPGDGDPWTDTWFYSNPVFVEVVDGR is encoded by the coding sequence ATGACCGAGCAGCAACTGCCCGCCTGGGCCGACCCGTCCGTCCCGCCCGCCTCGCTCGACGCGCAGGGCGTCTCCCGCCGCCACCTCATGCGCCGCGCGGGCCTGTTCGGCGCGGTCTTCGCGGCCGGACCGCTCGCGGCCCCCGCGGCGGCCCACAGCCGGGGCCTCGGCGGCAACGACCCGCGCCTCGCCTACCTCGTCGGCGACCACCACGTGCACTCCGTCTACAGCCACGACGCGAAGTACACCTTCTCCCAACTCGCCCGCGCGAGCGCCAAGTACGGCCTCGACTGGATGGTGTTCAACGAGCACTCCAACTTCGGGCACGCCGCGTACGGGGCGAAGCTGGAGCACAAGGAGATCCTCACGGCACGCGCGGCCAACCCCCGCCAGCTGATCTTCCAGGGCCTGGAGTGGTACATCCCGGGCGCCGAGCACTGCACGGTCTTCGCGGCGCCCGGCCGCCACGAGGTCGACCTGCTCACGCGCTTCGAGCTCGCGTACGACGGCAAGCTGCTGGGCTACACGGCGGGCGGCCCCACCCACCCCGACACCCCGCGCAACGAGGCGCACGCCGTCAAGGCCATCAAGTGGCTGGCCGAGCAGCGCCGGTCGGGCTACGTGGACGACGTGCTGGTCTTCGCCAACCACCCGTCGCGTCTGGGGATCGACTCCCCGCACGAGATGCGGGGCTGGCGGGACGCGGCCCCCGAGATCATGATCGGCATGGAGGGCGCGCCCGGCGCCCAGGGCGGTGCCATCCCCGGCTGGCGCGGTCCCACGTCGATGCGCGGCGAGTACGAGAACAAGCCGTCGGCGGACTCCTGGCCCGGCTACCCGGCGGACGCGTACGTCACCTACGGCGGCTTCGACTGGATGACGGCGACCGTCGGCGGCATGTGGGACGCCATGCTCTCCGAGGGGAGGCTGTTCACCGTCACCACCAACTCCGACGTGCACCGGGTGGTGTTCGACACCTGGAAGAACGGCGACTGGCAGCCCGGGCAGAACTTCGACAACACCGGCCGGCTGCCCGATCCGGTCAACACCACCGAACCGCAGCCGGGCGGCGACTTCTGGCCCGGCCAGTTCAGCCGCACCCACGTGGGCGTGACCCGCTACGGCTACCGCGCGGTGATGGCGGGGCTGCGCGCGGGCCGGGTCTGGCTCGACCACGGGCATCTGCTCGACGGTCTCGACGTACGGCTCGGGCGGGACCGCGACCACGGCCGGGGCGTCACCCTGGGCGGGCGACTGCGCGTCCGCAAGGGCGACCGGCTCACGCTGAAGGTCACCGTGACCACGGCCTCGCGCCGCAACCCGCACGACATCCTGCCCAAGCTCGCCCACGTCGACGTGATCCGCGGAGCCGTGCGCGGCCCCGCCACCGACCGGGACGACTGGCGCGCCCCCGACACGAAGGTCGCGCACACGGTGGACGTGTCGGGCCGCACGGGCACGTACACCCTGCGCGTCCCGCTGACCGCCGGTGACGAGTCCTTCTACGTGCGGCTGCGCGGCAGCGACGGCAACCGGCACGGCGCCGGGTACCTGGGCGCCTCGGTCGACCCGCACGGACCGATCGCGCACGAGCCGGGCGACGGTGACCCGTGGACCGACACGTGGTTCTACTCCAACCCCGTGTTCGTGGAGGTGGTGGACGGCCGGTGA
- a CDS encoding PaaX family transcriptional regulator has protein sequence MTTDEALRPQSLMLSFLGDQVLGRDVCVYSGSVIDVFGRAGVGEHATRSTLTRMVGRGLLRRQREGRRMYFGLTERSEAVLRDGEHRIWEEGAVNRRWDGTWTLLGFSLPESWQRQRHDLRAQLTWSGFGPLFGGLWIAPGEADVSGLVAELGLSAHVKIFRAHADAGMDIGAMIEETWSLDELATRYETFAGRWQRWEATEPESDEALGLRLRLSTEWLQVVRRDPRLPVKHLPDDWPAERAEKTFRTVYTRLTPLAREAAERLLDLVPVRDQA, from the coding sequence GTGACCACTGACGAGGCGCTGCGGCCCCAGTCCCTCATGCTGTCCTTCCTGGGCGACCAGGTGCTCGGCCGGGACGTCTGCGTGTACTCGGGAAGCGTCATCGACGTCTTCGGGCGCGCGGGTGTCGGCGAGCACGCGACCCGCTCGACGCTGACGCGCATGGTGGGCCGCGGTCTGCTGCGGCGGCAGCGCGAGGGGCGCCGCATGTACTTCGGACTGACCGAGCGTTCGGAGGCCGTGCTGCGGGACGGTGAGCACCGGATCTGGGAGGAGGGGGCCGTCAACCGCCGGTGGGACGGCACCTGGACGCTGCTCGGCTTCTCGCTGCCGGAGTCCTGGCAGCGCCAACGGCACGATCTGCGCGCGCAGTTGACGTGGAGCGGCTTCGGCCCGCTGTTCGGCGGGCTGTGGATCGCGCCCGGCGAGGCCGACGTGTCCGGGCTCGTCGCCGAGCTGGGCCTGTCCGCCCATGTGAAGATCTTCCGCGCCCACGCGGACGCGGGCATGGACATCGGCGCGATGATCGAGGAGACCTGGTCGCTGGACGAACTGGCCACGCGCTACGAGACGTTCGCCGGCCGCTGGCAGCGCTGGGAGGCGACGGAGCCCGAGTCCGACGAGGCTCTCGGGCTACGGCTGCGCCTGTCCACGGAATGGCTGCAGGTCGTCCGGCGCGATCCGCGGTTGCCGGTCAAGCACCTGCCGGACGACTGGCCGGCCGAGCGGGCCGAGAAGACGTTCCGGACGGTGTACACCCGGCTGACCCCGCTCGCGCGGGAGGCGGCGGAACGGCTTCTCGACCTGGTGCCCGTCAGGGATCAGGCGTAG
- a CDS encoding MaoC family dehydratase, whose protein sequence is MSITVNGIDELKKLAGSDLGTSEWIDVTQERVNTFADATGDHQWIHVDEEKAKEGPFGAPIAHGYLTLSLFIPLFTELLDVQGVTTKVNYGLNKVRFPSPVKAGSRIRLVAKLTDVEDVPGGVQITVDGMIEIEGAPKPAAVLQSLSRFYA, encoded by the coding sequence ATGAGCATCACCGTGAACGGCATCGACGAACTCAAGAAGCTCGCGGGCAGCGACCTCGGCACCAGTGAGTGGATCGACGTCACCCAGGAGCGCGTCAACACGTTCGCCGACGCCACGGGCGACCACCAGTGGATCCACGTGGACGAGGAGAAGGCCAAGGAGGGCCCGTTCGGCGCGCCCATCGCCCACGGCTATCTCACCCTCTCCCTCTTCATCCCGCTCTTCACCGAACTGCTGGACGTCCAGGGAGTCACCACGAAGGTCAACTACGGCCTGAACAAGGTGCGTTTCCCCTCGCCGGTGAAGGCCGGCTCCCGCATCCGCCTCGTCGCGAAGCTCACGGACGTCGAGGACGTACCGGGCGGCGTGCAGATCACGGTCGACGGCATGATCGAGATCGAGGGCGCGCCCAAGCCGGCGGCGGTACTGCAGAGCCTGTCCCGCTTCTACGCCTGA
- a CDS encoding acyl-CoA synthetase: MRNEGLGSWPARRARKTPHRTALIHHDTTLTYGGLYERTTRLAHALRTSGVRRGDRIAYLGTNHPSYLETLFAAGTLGAVFVPLNTRLAGPEIAYQLGDSGAKALVYGPSFAGLVAGLPGDSDVRTYVEVGAEYDRLLASASDEAIDEPVTADDTCIIMYTSGTTGRPKGAMLTHGNLTWNSVNVLVDQDVIADERALVSAPLFHTAGLNMLTLPVLLKGGTCVLVEAFDPAATFDLIERHRITFMFGVPTMFEQVARHPRWAGADLSSLRMLSCGGSPVPTPLIAAYQERGLTFLQGYGMTEASPGVLFLDAEHAVGKAGSAGVPHFFSDVRVVRPDLTPADVGETGEVVVRGPHVMPGYWGLPDETAAVFSDGWFRSGDAAKVDEDGYVTIVDRIKDMIISGGENIYPAEIEDQLLAHPDIVECAVIGVPDEKWGEVPRAVVVPREDVELDPDEVLASLAGRLAKYKIPKSVVLAEELPRTASGKLLKARVRKRYGTDS, translated from the coding sequence ATGCGCAATGAGGGACTGGGGTCGTGGCCGGCCCGCCGGGCCCGCAAGACCCCGCACCGCACCGCCCTGATCCACCACGACACGACGCTCACCTACGGCGGACTGTACGAGCGCACCACCCGGCTCGCCCACGCGCTGCGTACCTCCGGAGTGCGCCGCGGCGACCGGATCGCCTACCTCGGCACCAACCATCCCTCGTACCTGGAGACGCTGTTCGCGGCCGGCACCCTCGGCGCGGTCTTCGTCCCGCTCAACACCCGCCTGGCCGGGCCCGAGATCGCCTACCAGCTGGGCGACTCCGGCGCCAAGGCCCTCGTGTACGGGCCGTCGTTCGCGGGCCTCGTCGCGGGACTGCCGGGCGACAGCGATGTGCGTACGTACGTCGAAGTGGGCGCCGAGTACGACCGGTTGCTCGCCTCGGCCTCCGACGAGGCGATCGACGAGCCCGTCACCGCCGACGACACCTGCATCATCATGTACACCTCGGGGACCACGGGCCGCCCCAAGGGCGCCATGCTCACCCACGGCAACCTGACGTGGAACTCGGTCAACGTCCTGGTCGACCAGGACGTGATCGCCGACGAGCGCGCCCTGGTGTCCGCGCCGCTGTTCCACACGGCCGGGCTGAACATGCTCACCCTGCCGGTCCTCCTCAAGGGCGGCACCTGCGTCCTCGTCGAGGCCTTCGACCCGGCGGCCACCTTCGACCTGATCGAACGGCACCGGATCACCTTCATGTTCGGGGTGCCCACCATGTTCGAGCAGGTGGCCCGCCATCCGCGCTGGGCCGGCGCCGACCTGTCCTCCCTGCGGATGCTCAGCTGCGGCGGCTCGCCCGTGCCGACCCCGCTCATCGCCGCCTACCAGGAGCGGGGCCTCACCTTCCTCCAGGGCTACGGGATGACCGAGGCCTCGCCGGGGGTGCTCTTCCTGGACGCCGAGCACGCGGTCGGCAAGGCGGGGTCGGCGGGCGTGCCGCACTTCTTCAGCGACGTGCGCGTCGTACGGCCCGACCTCACCCCGGCCGACGTCGGCGAGACCGGCGAGGTCGTCGTACGAGGGCCCCACGTCATGCCCGGCTACTGGGGGCTCCCCGACGAGACCGCCGCCGTGTTCAGCGACGGCTGGTTCCGCAGCGGGGACGCCGCCAAGGTCGACGAGGACGGCTACGTCACCATCGTCGACCGCATCAAGGACATGATCATCTCGGGCGGAGAGAACATCTACCCCGCCGAGATCGAGGACCAGCTCCTCGCCCACCCCGACATCGTCGAGTGCGCGGTCATCGGTGTGCCCGACGAGAAGTGGGGAGAGGTGCCGCGCGCGGTCGTCGTACCGCGCGAGGACGTCGAACTCGACCCCGACGAGGTGCTCGCGTCCCTCGCCGGACGCCTCGCCAAGTACAAGATCCCCAAGTCGGTGGTGCTCGCGGAGGAACTGCCGCGCACCGCCTCCGGGAAGCTCCTCAAGGCCCGTGTCCGCAAGCGGTACGGCACCGACTCCTAG
- a CDS encoding amidohydrolase family protein, producing the protein MANLNVEELVAIDVHTHAEVSSKGASSLDDDLHEASSAYFKVEGKRKPTLEETAAYYRERKMAAVIFTVDAESATGTEPVPNEEVAEAAAANPDVLIPFASIDPFRGRAGVKRARRLVEEYGVKGFKFHPSIQGFFPNDRSVAYDLYEVIEETGTIALFHTGQTGIGAGVPGGGGIRLKYSNPLHVDDVAADFPHLKIILAHPSFPWQDEALAVATHKPGVHIDLSGWSPKYFPPQLVQYANTLLKDKVLFGSDYPVLTPDRWLADFAKLPIKDEVRPKILKENAARLLGLTKA; encoded by the coding sequence ATGGCGAACCTCAATGTCGAGGAACTCGTCGCGATCGACGTCCACACCCATGCCGAGGTCTCCTCCAAGGGCGCCTCCTCCCTGGACGACGACCTGCACGAGGCCTCCAGTGCCTACTTCAAGGTCGAGGGCAAGCGCAAGCCGACCCTTGAGGAGACGGCCGCCTACTACCGTGAGCGGAAGATGGCCGCCGTGATCTTCACGGTCGACGCCGAGTCCGCGACCGGCACCGAGCCCGTCCCGAACGAGGAGGTCGCCGAGGCGGCCGCCGCCAACCCGGACGTACTGATCCCCTTCGCGTCCATCGACCCCTTCCGGGGCAGGGCGGGTGTCAAGCGCGCCCGCCGCCTGGTCGAGGAGTACGGGGTGAAGGGCTTCAAGTTCCACCCCAGCATCCAGGGCTTCTTCCCCAACGACAGGTCGGTCGCGTACGACCTGTACGAGGTGATCGAGGAGACCGGCACCATCGCCCTCTTCCACACCGGTCAGACGGGCATCGGGGCGGGCGTCCCCGGCGGCGGTGGGATCAGGCTGAAGTACTCCAACCCGCTGCACGTGGACGACGTCGCCGCGGACTTCCCGCACCTCAAGATCATCCTGGCGCACCCGTCCTTCCCCTGGCAGGACGAGGCCCTCGCGGTCGCCACCCACAAGCCGGGCGTCCACATCGACCTGTCCGGCTGGTCGCCGAAGTACTTCCCGCCGCAGCTCGTGCAGTACGCCAACACCCTGCTCAAGGACAAGGTGCTGTTCGGCTCCGACTACCCGGTCCTCACCCCGGACCGCTGGCTCGCCGACTTCGCGAAACTCCCCATCAAGGACGAGGTCCGGCCGAAGATCCTCAAGGAGAACGCGGCCCGGCTGCTCGGGCTCACCAAGGCATAG
- a CDS encoding SDR family NAD(P)-dependent oxidoreductase has protein sequence MPSIDLTGKVAVVTGSGRGLGLAYAHALAAAGASVVVNDVDEAVAEQAVKAITEAGGTAVAEVVAVGTTEAADRLVGRAVEEFGRLDVLVTNAGILRDKVLWKMTDEDFDAVITTHLKGTFTCARAAAVRMREQGEGGTLVLVGSPAGQRGNFGQTNYAAAKAGIAAMARTWSMELGRAGITVNAIVPVAATAMTETIPAFAPYIEAMRGGEPLPDFLRKGEGFGSPEDCAALVPFLASEAARGVSGQAIGIGGDKVTLWSHPQEIRAAYADGGWTPDALADVWPTSLGAEPQTVGIPAPKFPEA, from the coding sequence GTGCCCAGCATCGATCTCACCGGCAAGGTCGCCGTCGTCACGGGCTCCGGCCGTGGCCTCGGCCTGGCCTACGCGCACGCCCTCGCCGCCGCAGGCGCCTCCGTGGTCGTCAACGACGTCGACGAGGCCGTGGCCGAGCAGGCCGTCAAGGCGATCACCGAGGCGGGCGGCACCGCCGTGGCCGAGGTGGTCGCGGTCGGTACCACCGAGGCCGCGGACCGGCTGGTGGGCCGCGCGGTGGAGGAGTTCGGCCGCCTCGACGTCCTGGTCACCAACGCGGGCATCCTCCGCGACAAGGTCCTGTGGAAGATGACCGACGAGGACTTCGACGCGGTGATCACCACGCACCTCAAGGGCACCTTCACCTGCGCCCGCGCCGCCGCCGTACGCATGCGAGAACAGGGCGAGGGCGGCACGCTGGTCCTGGTCGGCTCGCCGGCCGGGCAGCGCGGCAACTTCGGCCAGACGAACTACGCCGCCGCCAAGGCCGGCATCGCCGCCATGGCCCGCACGTGGTCGATGGAACTGGGCCGCGCGGGCATCACCGTCAACGCGATCGTGCCGGTCGCCGCGACCGCGATGACCGAGACCATCCCGGCCTTCGCGCCCTACATCGAGGCCATGCGCGGTGGCGAGCCGCTGCCGGACTTCCTCCGCAAGGGCGAGGGCTTCGGCTCTCCCGAGGACTGCGCCGCGCTGGTCCCGTTCCTGGCCTCCGAGGCCGCCCGCGGGGTGAGCGGCCAGGCCATCGGCATCGGCGGCGACAAGGTGACCCTGTGGTCGCACCCCCAGGAGATCAGGGCGGCGTACGCTGACGGTGGCTGGACCCCCGACGCCCTCGCCGACGTCTGGCCCACCTCGCTGGGCGCCGAGCCGCAGACCGTCGGCATCCCCGCGCCGAAGTTCCCGGAGGCGTGA
- a CDS encoding MarR family winged helix-turn-helix transcriptional regulator, with translation MRALHADTGYLLYRLGLRSGQLFNTFLQESGLRLRHYALLRFLATSEGALQRELSSRLGYDPSAIVGLVDDLEKLGFAERRPSPDDRRSRTVVLTEDGRAFLRDTDEAGLRVTNDLLRPLGPAERDMLHSLLQRVAETELDS, from the coding sequence ATGCGCGCACTGCACGCGGACACCGGCTACCTGCTGTACCGGCTCGGCCTGCGCTCCGGGCAGCTGTTCAACACGTTCCTCCAGGAATCGGGCCTGCGGCTGCGGCACTACGCCCTGCTGCGCTTCCTCGCCACCTCCGAGGGCGCGCTCCAGCGGGAGCTGAGCTCGCGGCTCGGTTACGACCCGAGCGCGATCGTCGGCCTGGTCGACGACCTGGAGAAGCTCGGGTTCGCCGAGCGCCGCCCCTCCCCCGACGACCGCCGCAGCCGCACCGTGGTGCTGACCGAGGACGGCCGCGCGTTCCTGCGCGACACCGACGAGGCGGGGCTGCGCGTGACGAACGACCTGCTCCGGCCCCTCGGCCCCGCCGAGCGGGACATGTTGCACTCGCTGCTGCAGCGGGTCGCCGAGACCGAACTCGACTCATGA
- a CDS encoding IclR family transcriptional regulator, translating into MTAPSAPGRLLAVLAAFDHDHPALSLTDISRRAGLSLTTAHRLVGALSDWGALERDTTGIYHVGLRLWEIAALSPRGLALRQIALPYLEDLYEATHENVQLAVRDGTEVVYIEWISGRSAVGVKIQVGARWPLHATGVGLALLAHCEWAFQEAYCGGPLAGFTPHTITDPATLRRVLAEVRRSGVAVSSRQVTEDALSVAAPVRGADGSVTAAVSVVVPERDAQTPALIPAVRLAARGISRALGWQPQPS; encoded by the coding sequence ATGACCGCGCCGTCCGCGCCCGGCCGCCTCCTGGCCGTGCTCGCCGCCTTCGACCACGACCACCCGGCACTCTCCCTCACGGACATCAGCCGCCGCGCCGGGCTCTCGCTCACCACCGCGCACCGGCTCGTGGGCGCGCTCAGCGACTGGGGCGCCCTGGAGCGCGACACGACCGGGATCTACCACGTGGGCCTGCGGCTGTGGGAGATCGCGGCGCTCTCCCCGCGGGGCCTCGCGCTGCGGCAGATCGCGCTGCCGTATCTGGAGGACCTCTACGAAGCCACCCACGAGAACGTGCAGCTGGCCGTCCGTGACGGCACCGAGGTCGTCTACATCGAGTGGATCTCCGGCCGTTCGGCCGTCGGTGTGAAGATCCAGGTGGGCGCGCGCTGGCCGCTGCACGCGACCGGCGTGGGACTCGCGCTGCTCGCCCACTGCGAGTGGGCGTTCCAGGAGGCGTACTGCGGCGGGCCCCTCGCGGGCTTCACTCCGCACACCATCACGGACCCGGCCACGCTCCGTCGGGTCCTGGCCGAAGTCCGGCGCTCCGGCGTGGCGGTGAGCAGTCGTCAGGTCACCGAGGACGCACTGTCGGTGGCCGCACCCGTGCGCGGGGCGGACGGCTCGGTGACCGCGGCCGTCTCGGTGGTGGTGCCCGAACGCGACGCGCAGACACCGGCGTTGATCCCCGCGGTCCGGCTCGCCGCGCGCGGGATCTCCCGGGCACTCGGATGGCAGCCGCAGCCGTCGTGA
- a CDS encoding sensor histidine kinase, whose product MPAPSWITPALTRVRSANPYVVDAALAALVLFAASLQWMFPDEGDDRLTWQGFLLGVGTAVPLVWRRRAPFPAACAVSVFTPAMAVYHAPPPDIAYGGMVVLYTLAALAPPWQRRFMLTGWLVGASMTMMHKENAQPFEYAFQLLSFVSAYGFGMLSRLQRAYTAALEDRARRLERERAADTARAVAQERARIARDMHDILAHAVSLMVVQAEAGPVVVRSDPERAEGAFDAIAGAGRDAMTQLRRILGVLKDEPVDGGSARLPQPGVAALAGLVRQVGDTTGLRVALRCAGEPRPLHRDTEVAVYRVVQEALTNTVKHAYASSAQVGLDWTEDELTLTVTDDGQGPTDTAGGGGRGGEPDGGEGGGGGGHGLIGIRERAAACGGTARTGPGRDGGFRVVVRLPVAAGRQAATG is encoded by the coding sequence ATGCCCGCCCCGTCCTGGATCACTCCCGCCCTCACCCGCGTGCGCTCGGCGAACCCGTACGTCGTCGACGCGGCGCTCGCCGCCCTGGTGCTCTTCGCCGCGTCGCTGCAGTGGATGTTTCCCGACGAGGGCGACGACCGGCTGACCTGGCAGGGATTCCTGCTCGGCGTCGGCACGGCGGTGCCGCTGGTGTGGCGTCGCCGGGCGCCCTTCCCGGCCGCCTGCGCCGTCTCGGTGTTCACCCCGGCCATGGCGGTGTACCACGCTCCGCCGCCGGACATCGCGTACGGCGGGATGGTGGTGCTCTACACGCTGGCCGCGCTCGCACCGCCGTGGCAGCGGCGCTTCATGCTGACGGGCTGGCTGGTCGGCGCCTCGATGACCATGATGCACAAGGAGAACGCCCAGCCCTTCGAGTACGCCTTCCAGTTGCTGAGCTTCGTCAGCGCGTACGGATTCGGGATGCTCAGCCGCCTCCAGCGGGCCTACACCGCGGCGCTGGAGGACCGGGCACGCCGGCTGGAGCGCGAGCGGGCCGCCGACACCGCGCGGGCCGTCGCGCAGGAACGGGCCAGGATCGCCCGGGACATGCACGACATCCTCGCCCACGCGGTCAGCCTGATGGTGGTGCAGGCCGAGGCCGGACCCGTGGTCGTGCGCAGCGATCCCGAGCGTGCCGAGGGCGCGTTCGACGCCATCGCCGGTGCCGGACGTGACGCGATGACACAGTTGCGGCGGATCCTCGGTGTTCTCAAGGACGAGCCGGTGGACGGCGGTTCGGCCCGGTTGCCGCAGCCGGGCGTCGCGGCCCTCGCCGGTCTGGTCCGGCAGGTCGGGGACACGACGGGCCTGCGGGTCGCACTCCGGTGCGCCGGGGAGCCGCGCCCCCTGCACCGGGACACCGAAGTCGCCGTGTACCGGGTGGTCCAGGAGGCCCTGACCAACACCGTGAAGCACGCGTACGCTTCCAGCGCGCAGGTCGGACTCGACTGGACGGAGGACGAGTTGACGCTCACGGTGACGGACGACGGGCAGGGCCCCACGGACACGGCCGGGGGCGGCGGCAGGGGTGGAGAGCCCGACGGCGGCGAGGGCGGGGGCGGTGGCGGCCACGGGCTGATCGGTATCCGCGAGCGGGCCGCCGCCTGCGGGGGCACCGCCCGCACCGGGCCCGGTCGCGACGGCGGCTTCCGTGTCGTCGTACGCCTCCCCGTGGCCGCCGGCCGGCAGGCGGCCACGGGATGA